In Chiroxiphia lanceolata isolate bChiLan1 chromosome 2, bChiLan1.pri, whole genome shotgun sequence, a single genomic region encodes these proteins:
- the PDCL3 gene encoding phosducin-like protein 3 isoform X2, which yields MQDPNKDTEWNDILRKKGILPPKENVEEQERAKEEEQFAILQKSLVKTYEDMTLEELEENEDEFNEEDEKAIEMYRQQRLAEMKAAQMKNKFGEVLEISGKDYVQEVTKAGKDIWVVLHLYKQGIPLCALINQHMSGLAKKFRDVKFIKAISTTCIPNYPDKNLPTIFVYLEGDIKAQFIGPLVFGGMNLTRDELEWKISESGAIKTDLEENPRKQIQDQLMSSIRACVPARGESDSEDD from the exons ATGCAG GACCCAAATAAAGACACGGAGTGGAATGACATCCTGCGCAAGAAAGGTATCCTTCCTCCAAAGGAAAACGTGGAGGAACAGGAGCGTGCAAAGGAAGAGGAGCAGTTTGCCATCCTTCAGAAGTCTCTAG TGAAAACTTATGAGGACATGACTCTGGAAGAGCTAGAAGAGAATGAAGATGAATTTAATGAGGAAGATGAGAAAGCTATTGAAATGTACAG GCAGCAAAGGTtagcagaaatgaaagcagctcaaatgaagaataaatttGGGGAAGTTTTGGAGATTTCAGGAAAAGATTATGTTCAAGAGGTtacaaaagctggaaaagataTATGGGTAGTCCTGCACCTCTACAAACAAGG AATTCCACTCTGTGCCTTAATAAATCAACATATGAGCGGGCTTGCAAAAAAGTTCAGAGATGTGAAATTCATCAAGGCTATCTCTACCACCTGCATTCCCAATTACCCCGATAAGAACCTGCCTACAATATTTGTCTACCTGGAGGGGGACATAAAAGCTCAGTTCATTGGGCCCTTAGTGTTTGGTGGCATGAACCTGACAAGGGATG AATTGGAGTGGAAGATTTCAGAGTCGGGTGCCATCAAGACAGACCTTGAGGAGAACCCCAGGAAGCAGATCCAAGACCAGCTCATGTCTTCAATCAGGGCATGTGTCCCAGCCAGGGGAGAGAGTGACTCAGAGGATGACTAA
- the PDCL3 gene encoding phosducin-like protein 3 isoform X1, which translates to MAGFVVIWFFLLVRYLIRYCSERGRVSDSASDPNKDTEWNDILRKKGILPPKENVEEQERAKEEEQFAILQKSLVKTYEDMTLEELEENEDEFNEEDEKAIEMYRQQRLAEMKAAQMKNKFGEVLEISGKDYVQEVTKAGKDIWVVLHLYKQGIPLCALINQHMSGLAKKFRDVKFIKAISTTCIPNYPDKNLPTIFVYLEGDIKAQFIGPLVFGGMNLTRDELEWKISESGAIKTDLEENPRKQIQDQLMSSIRACVPARGESDSEDD; encoded by the exons ATGGCTGGTTTTGTggtgatttggttttttttgctagtGCGGTATCTAATTCGCTACTGTAGTGAGCGAGGGCGCGTTTCAGACAGTGCATCG GACCCAAATAAAGACACGGAGTGGAATGACATCCTGCGCAAGAAAGGTATCCTTCCTCCAAAGGAAAACGTGGAGGAACAGGAGCGTGCAAAGGAAGAGGAGCAGTTTGCCATCCTTCAGAAGTCTCTAG TGAAAACTTATGAGGACATGACTCTGGAAGAGCTAGAAGAGAATGAAGATGAATTTAATGAGGAAGATGAGAAAGCTATTGAAATGTACAG GCAGCAAAGGTtagcagaaatgaaagcagctcaaatgaagaataaatttGGGGAAGTTTTGGAGATTTCAGGAAAAGATTATGTTCAAGAGGTtacaaaagctggaaaagataTATGGGTAGTCCTGCACCTCTACAAACAAGG AATTCCACTCTGTGCCTTAATAAATCAACATATGAGCGGGCTTGCAAAAAAGTTCAGAGATGTGAAATTCATCAAGGCTATCTCTACCACCTGCATTCCCAATTACCCCGATAAGAACCTGCCTACAATATTTGTCTACCTGGAGGGGGACATAAAAGCTCAGTTCATTGGGCCCTTAGTGTTTGGTGGCATGAACCTGACAAGGGATG AATTGGAGTGGAAGATTTCAGAGTCGGGTGCCATCAAGACAGACCTTGAGGAGAACCCCAGGAAGCAGATCCAAGACCAGCTCATGTCTTCAATCAGGGCATGTGTCCCAGCCAGGGGAGAGAGTGACTCAGAGGATGACTAA
- the NMS gene encoding neuromedin-S isoform X2 codes for MPFCRKAALTESSRGQRTGCLMLDLPRAGRSRGAAGGGSAVSGRGSDSGSGAWDRPGAHWLGGSIWGSARLHKGSPSARPSVCPRPAMPSPPPALPLLLAACCLCALPRGSGFPQPFSRYWDGVELPQKQQLALCFSQWMEMSNEPQISSSVLDLCYSIFNSMHKNEESQIASAKFTKKDSHGTLGRPFFLFRPRNGRTIKGSEYHGI; via the exons ATGCCATTTTGCAG aaaagcagctctgaCGGAGAGTTCCAGAGGGCAGAGGACGGGATGTCTAATGCTGGACCTTCCGCGGGCGGGCCGGTCCAGAGGGGCGGCAGGGGGTGGCAGCGCCGTGTCCGGCAGAGGGAGCGACAGTGGCAGCGGTGCTTGGGACCGCCCCGGCGCCCATTGGCTCGGCGGCTCCATATGGGGCTCGGCGCGGCTCCATAAAGGCAGCCCGTCCGCCCGTCCGTCCGTCTGTCCCCGCCCGGCCATGCCCTCGCCACCGCCCGCCCTGCCCTTGCTCCTGgctgcctgctgcctctgcGCCCTCCCGCGGGGCTCAG GGTTCCCGCAGCCTTTCTCGCGCTACTGGGACGGTGTGGAGCTGCCCCAAAAACAG caacTGGCACTGTGTTTCAGTCAGTGGATGGAAATGTCCAATGAACCCCAG aTCTCCAGCTCTGTTTTGGATCTCTGTTATTCCATATTCAACAGCATGCATAAAAATGAG GAATCACAGATTGCTTCTGCAAAGTTTACAAAGAAG gaCAGTCATGGGACTCTGGGACggccttttttccttttcagg ccTCGAAATGGAAGAACTATCAAAGGCAGTG aaTACCATGGAATATGA
- the NMS gene encoding neuromedin-S isoform X1, whose product MPFCRKAALTESSRGQRTGCLMLDLPRAGRSRGAAGGGSAVSGRGSDSGSGAWDRPGAHWLGGSIWGSARLHKGSPSARPSVCPRPAMPSPPPALPLLLAACCLCALPRGSGFPQPFSRYWDGVELPQKQQLALCFSQWMEMSNEPQISSSVLDLCYSIFNSMHKNEESQIASAKFTKKDSHGTLGRPFFLFRPRNGRTIKGSAQPPEPTWLQDAFHASIL is encoded by the exons ATGCCATTTTGCAG aaaagcagctctgaCGGAGAGTTCCAGAGGGCAGAGGACGGGATGTCTAATGCTGGACCTTCCGCGGGCGGGCCGGTCCAGAGGGGCGGCAGGGGGTGGCAGCGCCGTGTCCGGCAGAGGGAGCGACAGTGGCAGCGGTGCTTGGGACCGCCCCGGCGCCCATTGGCTCGGCGGCTCCATATGGGGCTCGGCGCGGCTCCATAAAGGCAGCCCGTCCGCCCGTCCGTCCGTCTGTCCCCGCCCGGCCATGCCCTCGCCACCGCCCGCCCTGCCCTTGCTCCTGgctgcctgctgcctctgcGCCCTCCCGCGGGGCTCAG GGTTCCCGCAGCCTTTCTCGCGCTACTGGGACGGTGTGGAGCTGCCCCAAAAACAG caacTGGCACTGTGTTTCAGTCAGTGGATGGAAATGTCCAATGAACCCCAG aTCTCCAGCTCTGTTTTGGATCTCTGTTATTCCATATTCAACAGCATGCATAAAAATGAG GAATCACAGATTGCTTCTGCAAAGTTTACAAAGAAG gaCAGTCATGGGACTCTGGGACggccttttttccttttcagg ccTCGAAATGGAAGAACTATCAAAGGCAGTG CTCAGCCCCCTGAGCCAACCTGGTTGCAAGATGCATTCCATGCTTCCATACTCTAA
- the NMS gene encoding neuromedin-S isoform X3: MLDLPRAGRSRGAAGGGSAVSGRGSDSGSGAWDRPGAHWLGGSIWGSARLHKGSPSARPSVCPRPAMPSPPPALPLLLAACCLCALPRGSGFPQPFSRYWDGVELPQKQQLALCFSQWMEMSNEPQISSSVLDLCYSIFNSMHKNEESQIASAKFTKKDSHGTLGRPFFLFRPRNGRTIKGSAQPPEPTWLQDAFHASIL; this comes from the exons ATGCTGGACCTTCCGCGGGCGGGCCGGTCCAGAGGGGCGGCAGGGGGTGGCAGCGCCGTGTCCGGCAGAGGGAGCGACAGTGGCAGCGGTGCTTGGGACCGCCCCGGCGCCCATTGGCTCGGCGGCTCCATATGGGGCTCGGCGCGGCTCCATAAAGGCAGCCCGTCCGCCCGTCCGTCCGTCTGTCCCCGCCCGGCCATGCCCTCGCCACCGCCCGCCCTGCCCTTGCTCCTGgctgcctgctgcctctgcGCCCTCCCGCGGGGCTCAG GGTTCCCGCAGCCTTTCTCGCGCTACTGGGACGGTGTGGAGCTGCCCCAAAAACAG caacTGGCACTGTGTTTCAGTCAGTGGATGGAAATGTCCAATGAACCCCAG aTCTCCAGCTCTGTTTTGGATCTCTGTTATTCCATATTCAACAGCATGCATAAAAATGAG GAATCACAGATTGCTTCTGCAAAGTTTACAAAGAAG gaCAGTCATGGGACTCTGGGACggccttttttccttttcagg ccTCGAAATGGAAGAACTATCAAAGGCAGTG CTCAGCCCCCTGAGCCAACCTGGTTGCAAGATGCATTCCATGCTTCCATACTCTAA